A genome region from Ralstonia solanacearum K60 includes the following:
- a CDS encoding DUF2272 domain-containing protein produces MSRPLPRVLRIAFPLLLMAPLVWFAGCTTPPARPQAEPLPDHEVVATRPGATARDRMIEIALTEWDRWGRQVVRVGRDDTYCVTEGGFPDQPPGRWLTVGEPAASPGEDDAAGSGGDLPADRPLAGASDTFPSLPAATCLRYPDGSGGEATARGCMLAQRYWRIVGKEPTCQQLTTGAWAWSAVFISWIMRKAGLQNNQFLTGATHAEYVTDARDHLLRQAAFTLERTPAVPRPGDLICSARGADRFMSDPAEIRSGMTPMHCDLVVEVDPLRHEVKSIGGNVQQSASMSITELNDANQLDPYTNSVMQWFVILRNQLP; encoded by the coding sequence ATGTCTCGCCCCCTTCCGCGCGTTCTGCGCATCGCATTTCCCCTGCTGCTGATGGCTCCGCTGGTCTGGTTCGCCGGCTGTACGACGCCGCCCGCGCGTCCGCAGGCCGAGCCGCTGCCCGATCACGAAGTGGTGGCCACGCGTCCCGGCGCCACGGCGCGCGACAGGATGATCGAGATCGCGCTGACGGAATGGGACCGCTGGGGGCGCCAGGTCGTGCGCGTCGGCCGCGACGACACGTATTGCGTGACCGAGGGCGGTTTTCCGGACCAGCCGCCCGGCCGATGGCTGACGGTGGGCGAGCCGGCCGCTTCGCCGGGCGAGGACGATGCCGCCGGCAGCGGTGGCGATTTGCCCGCCGACAGGCCGCTGGCCGGCGCGTCCGACACATTTCCCAGCTTGCCCGCCGCCACCTGCCTGCGTTATCCCGACGGCTCCGGCGGCGAAGCCACCGCGCGCGGCTGCATGCTGGCCCAGCGCTACTGGCGCATCGTCGGCAAAGAGCCGACCTGCCAGCAGTTGACCACCGGCGCATGGGCCTGGTCGGCCGTGTTCATCTCGTGGATCATGCGCAAGGCCGGCCTGCAGAACAACCAGTTCCTGACCGGCGCCACCCACGCCGAATATGTGACCGACGCGCGCGACCACCTGCTCCGGCAGGCCGCGTTCACGCTCGAACGCACGCCAGCCGTGCCGCGCCCGGGCGACCTGATCTGCTCCGCGCGCGGGGCCGACCGTTTCATGTCCGACCCGGCCGAGATCCGCTCGGGCATGACGCCCATGCACTGCGACCTCGTGGTCGAGGTCGATCCGCTGCGGCACGAGGTCAAGTCGATCGGCGGCAATGTGCAGCAGTCGGCGTCCATGAGCATCACCGAACTCAACGATGCCAACCAGCTCGATCCCTATACGAATTCGGTGATGCAGTGGTTCGTGATCCTGCGCAATCAGTTGCCCTGA
- the minD gene encoding septum site-determining protein MinD: MTKIIVVTSGKGGVGKTTTSAAFSAGLALRGHKTAVIDFDVGLRNLDLIMGCERRVVYDLINVIHGEANLNQALIKDKKCENLFILPASQTRDKDALTREGVEKVINSLADMGFEYIVCDSPAGIESGALMAMYFADEAIVVTNPEVSSVRDSDRILGILSSKSRRAIEGKEPIQEHLLLTRYNPKRVSEGEMLSLTDVQEILRIKLIGVIPESEAVLQASNQGIPAIHLEGTDVAAAYADVIDRFLGKEKPLRYVEYSKPGFLQRLFGGK, encoded by the coding sequence ATGACCAAGATCATCGTAGTCACCTCCGGCAAGGGCGGCGTCGGCAAGACGACCACCAGCGCGGCGTTCTCCGCCGGCCTCGCGCTGCGCGGCCACAAGACCGCCGTGATCGACTTCGACGTCGGCCTGCGCAACCTCGACCTCATCATGGGTTGCGAGCGCCGCGTGGTGTACGACCTGATCAACGTGATCCACGGCGAGGCCAACCTCAACCAGGCGCTGATCAAGGACAAGAAGTGCGAGAACCTGTTCATCCTGCCGGCCTCGCAGACGCGCGATAAGGACGCGCTCACGCGCGAGGGCGTCGAGAAGGTCATCAACAGCCTGGCCGACATGGGCTTCGAATACATCGTCTGCGACTCGCCGGCCGGCATCGAATCCGGCGCGCTGATGGCGATGTACTTCGCCGACGAGGCCATCGTCGTGACCAACCCGGAAGTCTCGTCGGTGCGCGACTCCGATCGCATCCTGGGCATCCTGTCGTCCAAGTCGCGCCGCGCCATCGAAGGCAAGGAGCCGATCCAGGAGCATCTGCTGCTCACGCGCTACAACCCTAAGCGCGTGTCCGAAGGCGAAATGCTGTCGCTGACCGATGTGCAGGAGATCCTGCGCATCAAGCTGATCGGCGTGATTCCGGAATCGGAAGCCGTGCTGCAGGCCTCCAACCAAGGCATCCCGGCCATCCACCTGGAAGGCACCGACGTGGCCGCCGCCTACGCCGACGTGATCGACCGTTTCCTGGGCAAGGAAAAGCCGCTGCGCTACGTCGAGTACAGCAAGCCGGGCTTCCTGCAGCGCCTGTTCGGCGGCAAATAA
- a CDS encoding SET domain-containing protein: protein MPRSSTAAKDLDDAHPQTPPEPAGLRRRDRIAVRESGVHGRGVYAVATIAQGKKIIEYKGEHISWKEALRRHPHDPSDPNHTFYFSLEDGSVIDAKYGGNRARWINHACKPNCEAREKDGRVFIHALRDIEAGEELFYDYGLVIEGRQTKALKAQFACHCGAKKCRGTMLAPPEKKTKK from the coding sequence ATGCCACGTTCTTCCACTGCTGCCAAAGATCTGGACGACGCCCACCCGCAGACCCCGCCCGAACCGGCCGGGCTGCGCCGTCGCGACCGCATCGCCGTGCGCGAGTCGGGCGTGCATGGGCGCGGCGTCTATGCAGTGGCGACCATCGCCCAAGGCAAGAAGATCATCGAATACAAGGGCGAGCACATTTCGTGGAAGGAAGCGTTGCGCCGCCATCCGCACGATCCCAGCGACCCCAATCACACCTTCTACTTCAGCCTGGAAGACGGCAGCGTGATCGACGCCAAGTACGGCGGCAACCGCGCGCGCTGGATCAATCACGCCTGCAAGCCGAACTGCGAGGCGCGCGAGAAGGACGGCCGCGTCTTCATCCACGCCCTGCGCGACATCGAAGCGGGCGAGGAGCTGTTCTACGACTACGGGCTGGTGATCGAAGGGCGCCAGACCAAGGCGCTCAAGGCGCAGTTCGCCTGCCACTGCGGCGCAAAGAAATGCCGCGGCACCATGCTCGCGCCGCCCGAGAAGAAAACGAAGAAGTAG
- a CDS encoding response regulator transcription factor, whose translation MRILLIEDDRAIASGIHAGLTQAGHRVLAVHDGVFAVEHLARQSHDLVILDLGLPGIDGMTLLSQYRARDRSTPVLILTARDSLQDKVNGLNAGADDYLLKPFEMLELVARVQALLRRRGDNGEPMPRPDIVVGRLRMSGAERRIFVDASALELSPREFAVLELLMLRQGRVVSKVQLQDHLASFGHALGEAGHDVVGDTAIEVYVHRVRRKIEQTEAEIVTVRGFGYLLQARAAA comes from the coding sequence ATGCGCATCCTGCTGATTGAAGACGACCGCGCCATCGCCAGCGGCATCCACGCCGGCCTCACGCAGGCGGGCCACCGTGTCCTCGCCGTGCACGACGGTGTGTTTGCCGTCGAGCATCTCGCGCGGCAATCGCACGATCTCGTGATTCTCGACCTGGGGTTGCCGGGCATCGACGGCATGACGCTGCTGTCGCAATACCGCGCGCGCGACCGCAGCACGCCCGTGCTGATCCTGACCGCGCGCGACAGCCTGCAGGACAAGGTGAACGGCCTGAACGCCGGTGCCGACGACTACCTGCTCAAGCCCTTCGAGATGCTCGAACTGGTCGCGCGCGTGCAAGCCCTGCTGCGCCGGCGCGGCGACAACGGCGAGCCGATGCCACGCCCCGACATCGTGGTCGGACGCCTGCGCATGAGCGGTGCGGAACGCCGCATCTTCGTCGATGCCTCGGCGCTGGAGCTGTCGCCGCGCGAATTCGCCGTGCTCGAACTGCTGATGCTGCGGCAAGGCCGCGTGGTCAGCAAGGTACAGCTGCAGGACCATCTCGCCAGCTTCGGCCACGCGCTGGGCGAGGCGGGCCACGACGTGGTGGGCGACACCGCCATCGAAGTCTACGTGCACCGCGTGCGCCGCAAGATCGAGCAGACCGAGGCGGAGATCGTCACGGTGCGCGGCTTCGGCTACCTGCTGCAGGCACGCGCCGCGGCATAA
- a CDS encoding HU family DNA-binding protein produces the protein MTKTELIDAIASGVDGLTKAKAEQALNVTLQAIMESVGKGDAVSLIGFGTFSQGERAERMARNPRTGEEIKVEAAKTVKFKAGQKFKDAVNV, from the coding sequence ATGACGAAAACCGAACTGATCGACGCCATCGCCAGCGGCGTGGACGGTCTGACCAAAGCCAAGGCAGAGCAGGCACTGAACGTGACACTGCAAGCCATCATGGAGTCCGTCGGCAAGGGCGATGCGGTCAGCCTGATCGGCTTTGGCACCTTCAGCCAGGGCGAGCGCGCCGAGCGGATGGCACGCAACCCGCGCACCGGCGAAGAAATCAAGGTGGAAGCCGCCAAGACCGTCAAGTTCAAGGCCGGCCAGAAATTCAAGGATGCAGTCAACGTCTGA
- a CDS encoding CoA transferase: MSSPPLADRVDPSAHVTPVQALARIWHTLGQPDEALSRVTLTGAEPALPSSFAVGTLAQSTIAAAALGVAHVDTLRTGRRQAVSVDMHHAALEFRSERYFRVDGQLPPEPWDKIAGLYRCGDGRWVRLHTNFPHHRDGVLRLLGCTHDREAVARALAGWQALAFEDAAAEAGLVASAARTFDEWDRHPQGVAVAGLPLVTLERIGDAPPEPLPPHGQGGEGDEERPLSGVRVLDLTRVIAGPVCGRTLAAHGADVLLVTGPHLPSIPPLVIDTGRGKRSARLDLRDAADADRLRALLGETDLFVQGYRPGGLAALQFGPQQAAALRPGIVYVSLSAYGHAGPWAGRRGFDSLVQTAAGFNWAEAEAAGETGPRPLPAQALDHAAGYLMAAGAMAALARRITKGGSWHVRVSLAQTAQWLRGLGRPGHGLDAADPRYEDIGAWLETAPSGFGALTALRHAGQLSDTPPRWTLPAVPLGTHAATWPSLR; the protein is encoded by the coding sequence ATGTCCTCCCCGCCGCTTGCCGATCGCGTCGATCCATCCGCCCATGTGACACCGGTGCAGGCCCTGGCCCGGATCTGGCATACGCTGGGGCAGCCGGACGAGGCGCTGTCGCGCGTGACGCTGACGGGCGCGGAGCCGGCGCTGCCCTCCTCGTTTGCCGTCGGCACGCTGGCGCAAAGCACGATCGCGGCGGCGGCACTGGGGGTGGCCCATGTCGATACGCTGCGCACCGGCCGGCGCCAGGCCGTCTCGGTGGACATGCATCACGCCGCGCTCGAATTCCGCTCGGAGCGCTATTTCCGCGTCGACGGCCAACTGCCGCCCGAACCCTGGGACAAGATCGCCGGCCTTTACCGTTGCGGCGATGGCCGCTGGGTGCGCCTGCATACCAACTTCCCGCATCACCGTGATGGTGTGCTGCGCCTGCTGGGCTGCACGCACGACCGCGAGGCCGTGGCGCGCGCACTGGCCGGCTGGCAGGCCCTGGCTTTCGAGGATGCCGCCGCCGAGGCCGGCCTGGTGGCGAGCGCCGCGCGTACCTTCGACGAATGGGACCGGCATCCGCAGGGCGTGGCCGTGGCCGGTCTGCCGCTGGTGACCCTTGAGCGCATCGGCGATGCTCCGCCCGAGCCGCTGCCGCCGCATGGCCAAGGGGGTGAAGGGGACGAAGAGCGTCCGCTGTCGGGCGTGCGCGTGCTGGACCTCACGCGCGTGATCGCCGGCCCGGTCTGCGGCCGCACGCTGGCTGCGCACGGTGCCGATGTGTTGCTCGTGACCGGGCCGCATCTGCCGTCGATTCCGCCGCTGGTGATCGACACCGGGCGCGGCAAGCGTTCGGCCCGGCTCGATCTGCGCGATGCGGCCGATGCGGATCGCCTGCGCGCCCTGCTGGGCGAGACCGATCTCTTTGTCCAGGGCTATCGGCCGGGTGGGCTGGCGGCGTTGCAATTCGGGCCGCAGCAGGCGGCGGCACTGCGGCCGGGCATCGTCTACGTGAGCCTGTCGGCGTATGGGCATGCCGGCCCGTGGGCCGGCCGCCGCGGCTTCGATTCGCTGGTGCAGACCGCCGCCGGCTTCAACTGGGCCGAAGCCGAGGCCGCCGGCGAGACCGGGCCGCGCCCGCTGCCCGCGCAGGCACTCGACCATGCCGCCGGTTACCTGATGGCCGCGGGGGCGATGGCGGCGCTGGCCCGCCGCATCACCAAAGGCGGCAGTTGGCACGTGCGCGTGTCGCTGGCGCAGACGGCGCAGTGGCTGCGCGGCCTGGGCCGCCCCGGCCATGGCCTGGATGCGGCGGACCCGCGCTATGAGGACATCGGCGCGTGGCTGGAGACCGCGCCCTCCGGCTTCGGCGCGCTGACCGCGTTGCGTCACGCCGGGCAGCTCTCGGACACGCCGCCGCGCTGGACGCTTCCCGCCGTGCCCCTGGGGACGCACGCCGCGACCTGGCCGTCACTGCGCTGA
- a CDS encoding 4a-hydroxytetrahydrobiopterin dehydratase, with amino-acid sequence MMPTLNDEQRKALFAELQGWSTQSDRDAIHKRFTFTDFNAAFGFMTRVALKAEQMNHHPEWFNVWNRVDITLSTHDANGLTHRDADLARFIEQAAKLTGAK; translated from the coding sequence ATGATGCCGACTCTCAATGACGAACAACGCAAGGCCCTGTTTGCGGAACTGCAGGGCTGGTCGACGCAAAGCGACCGCGATGCCATCCACAAGCGCTTCACCTTCACGGACTTCAACGCCGCGTTCGGCTTCATGACGCGCGTGGCGCTCAAGGCCGAGCAGATGAATCATCATCCGGAGTGGTTCAACGTGTGGAATCGCGTGGACATCACGCTGTCCACGCACGATGCCAACGGCCTCACGCATCGCGATGCCGATCTCGCGCGCTTCATCGAGCAGGCCGCGAAGCTGACCGGCGCCAAGTAA
- the minE gene encoding cell division topological specificity factor MinE — MSILSFLLGEKKKTASVAKERLQIILAHERSSHSAPADYLPALQRELVAVISKYVKIGNDDIKVNLERQDNLEVLEVKIEIPQA; from the coding sequence ATGTCGATCCTGTCTTTCCTGCTGGGCGAGAAGAAGAAGACCGCGAGCGTCGCCAAGGAGCGCCTGCAGATCATCCTCGCCCACGAGCGGTCTTCGCACAGCGCACCGGCCGACTACCTGCCCGCCCTGCAGCGCGAGCTGGTGGCGGTCATCTCCAAGTACGTGAAGATCGGCAACGACGACATCAAGGTCAACCTCGAGCGCCAGGACAACCTGGAGGTGCTGGAGGTCAAGATCGAGATTCCGCAGGCCTGA
- the minC gene encoding septum site-determining protein MinC codes for MSQKKAPLFEIRSGTVDALLLSPRTADMDALAAELTRRFADTPEFFSNDVIAIDVRRLAADERLPIDRLVQTLTGLRAHAIGVVASPEQAEWAQAHGLPLLDSHGRRPRGERSEDAAEAAPAAAEPAPVPAALPAPPAEAVAMQPGTMIIDKPLRSGQRVYARGDLVVLDLVSDGAEVIAEGNIYVYASLRGRALAGVKGNLGARIFCTCLEPQLISIAGIYRTGETPWPDAFASKPAQIRLSENTLVLEPLRMK; via the coding sequence ATGTCCCAGAAGAAAGCGCCGCTGTTCGAGATCCGCAGTGGCACCGTCGATGCCCTGCTGCTGTCGCCGCGCACTGCAGACATGGACGCACTGGCCGCCGAGCTCACACGGCGCTTTGCCGACACGCCGGAGTTTTTCTCCAACGACGTGATCGCCATCGACGTGCGCCGCCTCGCCGCCGACGAACGTTTGCCCATCGACCGTCTGGTGCAGACCCTGACCGGGCTGCGCGCCCACGCCATCGGCGTGGTGGCGAGCCCCGAGCAGGCCGAATGGGCCCAGGCCCATGGCCTGCCGCTGCTGGACAGCCACGGTCGCCGCCCGCGCGGCGAGCGCAGCGAGGACGCCGCCGAAGCGGCGCCCGCGGCTGCCGAGCCGGCGCCAGTGCCCGCGGCGCTCCCTGCTCCGCCGGCCGAAGCCGTGGCCATGCAGCCCGGCACGATGATCATCGACAAGCCCCTGCGCTCCGGGCAGCGCGTCTATGCGCGCGGCGACCTGGTCGTGCTCGACCTGGTGAGCGACGGCGCCGAGGTGATCGCCGAGGGCAACATCTACGTGTATGCCTCGCTGCGCGGCCGCGCGCTGGCGGGCGTGAAGGGCAACCTGGGTGCGCGTATCTTCTGCACGTGCCTGGAGCCCCAATTGATTTCCATCGCCGGCATCTACCGCACCGGCGAAACGCCGTGGCCGGACGCATTCGCAAGCAAGCCCGCGCAGATCCGGCTGTCGGAGAACACGCTGGTTCTCGAACCGCTGCGGATGAAATGA
- a CDS encoding 2-dehydropantoate 2-reductase: MTRICIVGAGAVGGYLGARLALAGEAVNVLARGATLQALQTAGLRLTEDGATHTLPVRATHDAVALGEQDVVIVAVKAPALESVAAAIAPLIGPGTCVVVAMNGVPWWFFDRPGPLQGQRLQAVDPHGRIAQAIPTRHVLGCVVHLTSATASPGHIRHGNGRRLILGEPAGGASPRLASIAALFGRAGLQAECSEAIQRDIWFKLWGNMTMNPVSVLTGATCDRILDDPLVSAFCLAVMAEAKAIGARIGCPIEQSGEARSAVTRQLGAFKTSMLQDAEAGRGPLEIDALVASVREIGRHVGVPTPQIDTLLGLVRLHAQTRGLY, translated from the coding sequence ATGACACGCATCTGCATCGTGGGCGCCGGCGCGGTCGGCGGGTATCTGGGCGCCCGGCTCGCGCTGGCCGGCGAGGCCGTCAACGTGCTGGCGCGCGGCGCCACGCTGCAGGCGCTGCAAACCGCCGGCCTGCGCCTGACCGAAGACGGTGCCACGCACACGCTGCCCGTCCGGGCGACGCATGATGCCGTGGCGCTGGGTGAACAGGATGTCGTGATCGTCGCCGTCAAGGCGCCGGCCCTGGAGAGCGTGGCCGCCGCCATCGCGCCGCTGATCGGCCCCGGCACGTGCGTGGTGGTGGCGATGAATGGCGTGCCGTGGTGGTTCTTCGACCGCCCGGGGCCGCTGCAGGGCCAGCGCCTGCAGGCGGTCGATCCGCACGGACGCATTGCGCAGGCGATTCCGACCCGGCATGTGCTGGGCTGCGTGGTGCACCTGACGAGCGCCACCGCGTCGCCCGGCCATATCCGGCACGGCAACGGCCGGCGGTTGATTCTCGGGGAACCGGCCGGCGGAGCTTCGCCACGGCTGGCGTCCATCGCCGCGCTGTTCGGGCGCGCGGGCCTGCAGGCCGAATGCAGCGAAGCGATCCAGCGCGACATCTGGTTCAAGTTGTGGGGCAACATGACCATGAACCCGGTCTCGGTGCTGACGGGGGCCACGTGCGACCGCATCCTCGATGATCCGCTGGTGTCGGCCTTCTGCCTCGCGGTGATGGCGGAAGCGAAAGCGATCGGCGCGCGCATCGGTTGCCCGATCGAGCAGAGCGGCGAGGCGCGCAGCGCGGTGACACGCCAGTTGGGGGCCTTCAAGACCTCGATGCTGCAGGATGCCGAAGCCGGGCGCGGTCCGCTGGAGATCGATGCGTTGGTGGCTTCGGTGCGCGAGATCGGTCGGCACGTAGGTGTGCCGACTCCGCAGATCGATACGCTGCTGGGTCTGGTGCGGCTGCACGCCCAGACCCGCGGACTCTACTGA
- a CDS encoding 23S rRNA (adenine(2030)-N(6))-methyltransferase RlmJ yields the protein MLSYRHAFHAGNHADVLKHAIVVQLLDHLTQKDKAFWYIDTHAGAGLYSLDHAWAKKKAEFETGIGRLWHAVGAGQTLPPLLEAYLEQVRQLNPDGRLKHYPGSPWLAWQMLRDHDRLRLFELHSSEIQVLSNNFRGAGRKVMLYDGDGFGGIRAILPPPPRRALVLIDPSFEDKEDYARTVQTLQDGLQRFATGTYAIWYPQVQRRESAQLPARLKQLGLSDWLHVTLTVKRPVEGGLGLHGSGMFIVNPPWTLKAQLQDTMPTLVRLLGQDDGAGFVLEGQAR from the coding sequence ATGCTCAGCTACCGACACGCCTTCCACGCCGGCAACCATGCCGATGTCCTCAAGCACGCCATCGTGGTGCAGTTGCTCGACCACCTGACGCAGAAGGACAAGGCGTTCTGGTACATCGACACGCATGCCGGGGCCGGACTTTACTCGCTGGACCATGCCTGGGCAAAGAAGAAGGCCGAGTTCGAGACGGGCATCGGCCGGCTGTGGCATGCCGTGGGCGCCGGCCAGACGCTGCCGCCGCTGCTGGAGGCGTACCTGGAGCAGGTGCGGCAACTCAATCCGGACGGCCGCCTCAAGCACTACCCCGGCTCGCCGTGGCTGGCCTGGCAGATGCTGCGCGACCACGACCGCCTGCGTCTCTTCGAGCTGCACAGCTCCGAGATCCAGGTGCTGAGCAACAACTTCCGCGGCGCCGGCCGCAAGGTCATGCTGTATGACGGCGACGGCTTCGGCGGCATCAGGGCCATCCTGCCGCCGCCGCCCCGGCGCGCGCTGGTGCTGATCGACCCGTCGTTCGAAGACAAAGAGGACTACGCGCGCACCGTGCAGACCCTGCAGGACGGCTTGCAGCGCTTCGCCACCGGCACGTATGCGATCTGGTATCCGCAGGTGCAGCGGCGCGAATCGGCGCAGTTGCCGGCGCGGCTCAAGCAACTGGGGCTGTCCGACTGGCTCCATGTCACGCTCACCGTCAAGCGCCCCGTCGAGGGCGGCCTGGGCCTGCACGGCAGCGGCATGTTCATCGTCAACCCGCCGTGGACGCTCAAGGCGCAGTTGCAGGACACCATGCCCACGCTGGTGCGGCTACTCGGCCAGGACGATGGCGCGGGGTTTGTGTTGGAGGGGCAGGCGCGCTGA
- a CDS encoding DUF3717 domain-containing protein has product MTDALLTITDLEAAINYWRARSPSQGEELRLCAEASALAKPYALMIVQGATRIAPEQLGEKARAALEAWRAATGA; this is encoded by the coding sequence ATGACCGATGCCCTGCTCACGATCACCGACCTGGAAGCCGCCATCAACTACTGGCGCGCCCGTTCGCCCTCGCAGGGCGAGGAATTGCGGCTGTGTGCCGAGGCGTCGGCACTGGCCAAGCCGTATGCGCTGATGATTGTACAAGGCGCCACCCGCATCGCCCCGGAGCAACTGGGCGAGAAGGCGCGGGCGGCGTTGGAGGCGTGGCGCGCCGCAACGGGCGCGTAG
- a CDS encoding sensor histidine kinase, whose product MFKRHRPAASSSPATGANHATSLRLHLLRALAAPLFGLVVGTGALSYWLAAHYTAQVFDRALVGVANALAGQLRLAGPHVNATQIDDIALAAQTLVQSSGEDRVYWRIAGPSGTLAGREAPLGYGSGQVHMGEARVFYSWLDGKQVRAVHLLVPGITAEIPWPRSPHPQVAPEAQNDVTRPALAPTQAQTARSANPLAPPDAMQPEDGIVIEVAELLDRRDLAAKEVLLSVSIPLIVLLAVGGLILMLVLKEELQPLQTLADTLNRQSAQSVTPLPAESAGRVPAELQPLINAMNALLARLRDALQAQRTFIADAAHQLRTPLTALKLHADRAVDAKTLEEARPALLELQASANRAVRLSNQLLTLARAEHGMTLDQLGPPTRLDLVALAFDTGAEWVPRALAQGLDLGFEAWPPLASPAAMLPTPVLGNTVLLREAIGNLLDNAIKYVPPGGRVTLRAGIETSAGSGAAADAQAGRLGVVCVEDNGPGIPSGRRAEVFQRFFRGDADHRPGQPQGSGLGLAIVHDIVRLHGGTVAIDDAVARDGAQVMRFVLRLPLADARA is encoded by the coding sequence ATGTTCAAGCGCCATCGTCCTGCCGCATCGTCCTCGCCGGCCACCGGCGCGAACCACGCAACCAGCCTGCGCCTGCACCTGCTGCGCGCGCTGGCCGCACCGCTGTTCGGGCTGGTGGTCGGCACCGGTGCGTTGTCTTACTGGCTGGCGGCCCATTACACCGCACAGGTGTTCGATCGCGCGCTGGTCGGCGTGGCCAATGCGCTGGCCGGACAATTGCGGCTGGCCGGTCCGCACGTCAACGCCACGCAGATCGATGACATCGCTCTCGCCGCGCAGACCCTGGTGCAGAGCAGCGGCGAAGACCGCGTCTACTGGCGCATCGCCGGCCCCTCCGGCACGCTGGCCGGACGCGAGGCACCGCTGGGCTACGGCTCGGGCCAGGTGCACATGGGCGAGGCGCGCGTGTTCTACAGCTGGCTCGACGGCAAGCAGGTGCGCGCCGTGCATCTGCTGGTGCCGGGCATCACGGCCGAGATACCGTGGCCCCGGTCTCCGCACCCGCAGGTCGCCCCCGAGGCGCAGAACGATGTCACGCGCCCGGCCCTCGCGCCCACGCAGGCGCAGACCGCGCGTTCCGCCAACCCGCTTGCACCGCCGGATGCGATGCAGCCGGAGGACGGGATCGTGATCGAGGTGGCCGAGCTGCTCGACCGGCGCGATCTGGCCGCCAAAGAGGTGCTGCTGTCGGTGTCGATTCCGCTGATTGTTCTGCTGGCGGTGGGCGGGCTGATCCTGATGCTGGTGCTCAAGGAAGAACTGCAGCCGCTGCAGACCCTGGCCGACACCCTCAACCGGCAGAGCGCGCAATCGGTGACGCCGCTGCCGGCCGAATCCGCCGGACGCGTGCCGGCCGAACTGCAGCCCCTGATCAACGCCATGAATGCGCTGCTGGCGCGCCTGCGCGATGCGCTGCAAGCCCAGCGCACCTTCATCGCCGATGCCGCGCACCAGCTGCGCACGCCGCTGACCGCGCTCAAGCTGCATGCCGATCGCGCAGTCGACGCGAAGACACTCGAAGAGGCACGCCCGGCCCTGCTCGAACTGCAGGCCAGCGCCAACCGTGCTGTGCGCCTGTCCAACCAGTTGCTGACCCTGGCGCGCGCCGAGCACGGCATGACGCTGGATCAGTTGGGCCCGCCGACACGCCTGGACCTGGTGGCCCTGGCCTTCGACACCGGCGCGGAATGGGTGCCGCGTGCGCTCGCACAGGGGCTCGATCTCGGTTTCGAAGCGTGGCCGCCGCTGGCAAGCCCCGCCGCCATGCTGCCGACACCCGTGCTGGGCAACACCGTGCTGCTGCGCGAGGCCATCGGCAACCTGCTCGACAACGCCATCAAGTATGTGCCGCCGGGCGGCCGGGTGACCCTGCGGGCCGGCATCGAAACATCGGCCGGGAGCGGGGCCGCGGCCGATGCGCAAGCGGGCCGGCTGGGCGTCGTCTGCGTGGAGGACAACGGCCCGGGGATCCCGTCCGGGCGCCGCGCCGAAGTGTTCCAGCGCTTTTTCCGCGGCGATGCCGATCATCGCCCGGGCCAGCCGCAGGGCAGCGGCCTGGGCCTGGCCATCGTGCATGACATCGTGCGGCTGCACGGCGGCACCGTGGCCATCGACGACGCCGTCGCACGCGATGGCGCACAGGTGATGCGCTTCGTGCTGCGCCTGCCGCTGGCGGATGCCCGCGCCTGA